The following coding sequences are from one Nicotiana tomentosiformis chromosome 3, ASM39032v3, whole genome shotgun sequence window:
- the LOC104099474 gene encoding uncharacterized protein isoform X2, whose protein sequence is MGKEWLYWGSSGSGTSNRSTHRRRGSRGEEVAVNNNEEAPPPAGCMCFQIFDLPHFQLALNQQSRSFKPHSTSSDFLQQHQQPSFLKAPRNSLDLEELVVERKSLSSSLSSSTMKIDDQNLNIPVGIQIRTSCDSRSSRVSTSTSRTRTDDISSECSSTSPAGTKTPTLVARLMGLDLLPENNSPRISLSTCNNPSPKFKNVVNNQSYGGQSNSKNKRLSNFENSDNGTLSLPETPRISSASRRSDVDHYHHRLSLQINKENNMGDVFEHSAYSTASRNMARNRRMSSYENNENYNRSPGYYARQIVKQVKESVSRKVGQDITNTSFRRKDDQLATAKYADQVVLLKPKKQTSKVLAKLHGDDHDFSPSKQTTPSCSPRFRFLEAKSTKPVNSSTAKSQTSHSPRFSPLSPLPENPTTLPAKTVTKPKPQSSQQEQVKQNHHLQQNAIQKGKGDKCSRALPKKPPQACDAIRSKKEEPFVRSAAAATNKDKKCKKTPLSNQLVNNSVPTILPFKKDPSPPPTKLLIKQSQQQESDIHPSKRNTQLSSSSSHSYKHYNLTAKFQEMNRDTCNGATISGDGAEFQYIQRILKRTGIDKSTPLSLAKWYSDSHPLDPSIFHHFELFHLPIFTTPNSTLTLRCNRKLIFQLVDELLVEILKPYFSFKSRQRCQMNGKELIDTLCMRIRSFPSANCQVLEDIDALIDKDLQKTELGISSDPFQEQVESIVSEIERDIIEELMHETAYKVTV, encoded by the exons ATGGGCAAAGAGTGGCTGTACTGGGGCAGCAGTGGCAGTGGTACTAGCAATAGATCTACCCATAGAAGAAGAGGATCAAGAGGAGAAGAAGTAGCTGTGAATAATAATGAAGAAGCTCCTCCTCCAGCTGGTTGCATGTGCTTCCAAATCTTTGATTTACCTCATTTCCAGTTGGCTTTGAACCAGCAATCTCGTTCTTTCAAGCCTCATTCaacttcttctgatttccttcAACAACACCAACAACCTTCTTTCCTCAAAG CACCTAGAAACAGCTTGGATTTAGAAGAGCTTGTTGTGGAACGGAAATCTCTGTCAAGTTCATTGTCTTCTTCAACCATGAAAATAGACGACCAAAATTTGAATATCCCG GTGGGAATTCAAATCAGAACAAGCTGTGATTCCAGATCATCAAGAGTGTCAACGTCAACCTCAAGAACAAGGACAGATGATATTTCATCAGAATGTAGCAGCACTTCCCCAGCGGGGACCAAGACCCCAACTCTAGTAGCTAGACTTATGGGCCTTGATCTTCTCCCTGAAAATAACTCCCCTCGTATTTCACTTTCCACTTGCAATAATCCttcaccaaagttcaagaacgtGGTTAATAATCAGAGCTACGGCGGCCAGTCAAACAGCAAAAACAAAAGATTGAGCAACTTTGAAAATAGTGATAATGGTACTCTGTCACTTCCAGAGACGCCAAGAATATCTTCAGCTAGCAGGAGGTCAGATGTGGATCATTATCATCACAGGTTATCACTTCAAATCAACAAAGAGAATAACATGGGTGACGTATTTGAACATTCGGCTTATTCTACCGCTAGCAGAAATATGGCCAGGAATAGGAGGATGAGCAGCTATGAAAATAATGAAAATTACAACAGAAGTCCAGGGTATTATGCTAGACAGATTGTGAAGCAAGTAAAAGAAAGTGTAAGCAGGAAAGTTGGTCAAGATATTACTAACACAAGTTTCAGAAGGAAAGATGACCAATTAGCCACTGCTAAATATGCTGATCAAGTTGTCTTGCTTAAACCAAAGAAACAAACATCTAAGGTTTTGGCCAAATTACATGGAGATGATCATGATTTTAGCCCAAGCAAGCAAACAACTCCTTCTTGCTCACCTAGGTTCAGATTCTTGGAGGCCAAGAGTACTAAACCAGTCAACTCATCCACGGCAAAAAGTCAAACTTCTCATTCTCCTAGATTTTCACCATTATCTCCACTTCCTGAGAACCCCACCACATTACCAGCTAAAACAGTCACAAAACCCAAGCCACAAAGTTCACAACAAGAGCAAGTGAAACAGAACCACCATTTACAGCAGAATGCTATTCAAAAGGGAAAAGGTGACAAATGCAGTCGTGCACTTCCTAAGAAGCCACCGCAAGCTTGTGATGCCATTCGGAGCAAGAAAGAAGAGCCATTTGTTCGttcagcagcagcagcaacaaataaagacaagaagtgcaagaaaactCCATTGTCAAATCAACTTGTTAACAACAGCGTTCCCACCATTTTGCCCTTTAAGAAAGACCCTTCTCCACCACCCACCAAATTACTCATTAAGCAG TCACAGCAGCAGGAATCAGATATTCATCCATCGAAAAGGAACACACAGTTATCTAGTAGTTCGAGCCATTCGTACAAGCATTATAACCTCACCGCGAAATTCCAAGAAATGAACCGCGACACATGTAACGGTGCTACCATTTCCGGTGATGGAGCCGAATTTCAGTACATTCAGAGAATACTAAAACGTACGGGTATCGACAAAAGTACTCCCCTGTCGTTAGCCAAATGGTACTCTGATTCTCACCCTCTTGACCCCTCCATTTTTCACCACTTCGAACTTTTTCACCTCCCCATTTTCACTACCCCGAATTCTACTTTAACCTTGAGGTGTAACAGAAAGTTAATTTTCCAACTAGTGGACGAGCTCCTAGTTGAAATCTTGAAACCATATTTTAGTTTCAAGTCAAGGCAACGTTGTCAAATGAATGGAAAGGAATTGATTGACACTCTGTGCATGAGAATACGAAGCTTCCCTTCAGCTAATTGTCAAGTTCTTGAAGATATTGATGCATTGATTGACAAAGATTTGCAAAAAACAGAGCTTGGAATATCAAGTGATCCATTTCAAGAACAAGTGGAAAGCATAGTAAGTGAAATTGAACGTGACATTATAGAAGAACTAATGCATGAAACGGCGTACAAAGTAACGGTGTGA
- the LOC104099474 gene encoding uncharacterized protein isoform X1, whose amino-acid sequence MGKEWLYWGSSGSGTSNRSTHRRRGSRGEEVAVNNNEEAPPPAGCMCFQIFDLPHFQLALNQQSRSFKPHSTSSDFLQQHQQPSFLKGLEAPRNSLDLEELVVERKSLSSSLSSSTMKIDDQNLNIPVGIQIRTSCDSRSSRVSTSTSRTRTDDISSECSSTSPAGTKTPTLVARLMGLDLLPENNSPRISLSTCNNPSPKFKNVVNNQSYGGQSNSKNKRLSNFENSDNGTLSLPETPRISSASRRSDVDHYHHRLSLQINKENNMGDVFEHSAYSTASRNMARNRRMSSYENNENYNRSPGYYARQIVKQVKESVSRKVGQDITNTSFRRKDDQLATAKYADQVVLLKPKKQTSKVLAKLHGDDHDFSPSKQTTPSCSPRFRFLEAKSTKPVNSSTAKSQTSHSPRFSPLSPLPENPTTLPAKTVTKPKPQSSQQEQVKQNHHLQQNAIQKGKGDKCSRALPKKPPQACDAIRSKKEEPFVRSAAAATNKDKKCKKTPLSNQLVNNSVPTILPFKKDPSPPPTKLLIKQSQQQESDIHPSKRNTQLSSSSSHSYKHYNLTAKFQEMNRDTCNGATISGDGAEFQYIQRILKRTGIDKSTPLSLAKWYSDSHPLDPSIFHHFELFHLPIFTTPNSTLTLRCNRKLIFQLVDELLVEILKPYFSFKSRQRCQMNGKELIDTLCMRIRSFPSANCQVLEDIDALIDKDLQKTELGISSDPFQEQVESIVSEIERDIIEELMHETAYKVTV is encoded by the exons ATGGGCAAAGAGTGGCTGTACTGGGGCAGCAGTGGCAGTGGTACTAGCAATAGATCTACCCATAGAAGAAGAGGATCAAGAGGAGAAGAAGTAGCTGTGAATAATAATGAAGAAGCTCCTCCTCCAGCTGGTTGCATGTGCTTCCAAATCTTTGATTTACCTCATTTCCAGTTGGCTTTGAACCAGCAATCTCGTTCTTTCAAGCCTCATTCaacttcttctgatttccttcAACAACACCAACAACCTTCTTTCCTCAAAG GACTTGAAGCACCTAGAAACAGCTTGGATTTAGAAGAGCTTGTTGTGGAACGGAAATCTCTGTCAAGTTCATTGTCTTCTTCAACCATGAAAATAGACGACCAAAATTTGAATATCCCG GTGGGAATTCAAATCAGAACAAGCTGTGATTCCAGATCATCAAGAGTGTCAACGTCAACCTCAAGAACAAGGACAGATGATATTTCATCAGAATGTAGCAGCACTTCCCCAGCGGGGACCAAGACCCCAACTCTAGTAGCTAGACTTATGGGCCTTGATCTTCTCCCTGAAAATAACTCCCCTCGTATTTCACTTTCCACTTGCAATAATCCttcaccaaagttcaagaacgtGGTTAATAATCAGAGCTACGGCGGCCAGTCAAACAGCAAAAACAAAAGATTGAGCAACTTTGAAAATAGTGATAATGGTACTCTGTCACTTCCAGAGACGCCAAGAATATCTTCAGCTAGCAGGAGGTCAGATGTGGATCATTATCATCACAGGTTATCACTTCAAATCAACAAAGAGAATAACATGGGTGACGTATTTGAACATTCGGCTTATTCTACCGCTAGCAGAAATATGGCCAGGAATAGGAGGATGAGCAGCTATGAAAATAATGAAAATTACAACAGAAGTCCAGGGTATTATGCTAGACAGATTGTGAAGCAAGTAAAAGAAAGTGTAAGCAGGAAAGTTGGTCAAGATATTACTAACACAAGTTTCAGAAGGAAAGATGACCAATTAGCCACTGCTAAATATGCTGATCAAGTTGTCTTGCTTAAACCAAAGAAACAAACATCTAAGGTTTTGGCCAAATTACATGGAGATGATCATGATTTTAGCCCAAGCAAGCAAACAACTCCTTCTTGCTCACCTAGGTTCAGATTCTTGGAGGCCAAGAGTACTAAACCAGTCAACTCATCCACGGCAAAAAGTCAAACTTCTCATTCTCCTAGATTTTCACCATTATCTCCACTTCCTGAGAACCCCACCACATTACCAGCTAAAACAGTCACAAAACCCAAGCCACAAAGTTCACAACAAGAGCAAGTGAAACAGAACCACCATTTACAGCAGAATGCTATTCAAAAGGGAAAAGGTGACAAATGCAGTCGTGCACTTCCTAAGAAGCCACCGCAAGCTTGTGATGCCATTCGGAGCAAGAAAGAAGAGCCATTTGTTCGttcagcagcagcagcaacaaataaagacaagaagtgcaagaaaactCCATTGTCAAATCAACTTGTTAACAACAGCGTTCCCACCATTTTGCCCTTTAAGAAAGACCCTTCTCCACCACCCACCAAATTACTCATTAAGCAG TCACAGCAGCAGGAATCAGATATTCATCCATCGAAAAGGAACACACAGTTATCTAGTAGTTCGAGCCATTCGTACAAGCATTATAACCTCACCGCGAAATTCCAAGAAATGAACCGCGACACATGTAACGGTGCTACCATTTCCGGTGATGGAGCCGAATTTCAGTACATTCAGAGAATACTAAAACGTACGGGTATCGACAAAAGTACTCCCCTGTCGTTAGCCAAATGGTACTCTGATTCTCACCCTCTTGACCCCTCCATTTTTCACCACTTCGAACTTTTTCACCTCCCCATTTTCACTACCCCGAATTCTACTTTAACCTTGAGGTGTAACAGAAAGTTAATTTTCCAACTAGTGGACGAGCTCCTAGTTGAAATCTTGAAACCATATTTTAGTTTCAAGTCAAGGCAACGTTGTCAAATGAATGGAAAGGAATTGATTGACACTCTGTGCATGAGAATACGAAGCTTCCCTTCAGCTAATTGTCAAGTTCTTGAAGATATTGATGCATTGATTGACAAAGATTTGCAAAAAACAGAGCTTGGAATATCAAGTGATCCATTTCAAGAACAAGTGGAAAGCATAGTAAGTGAAATTGAACGTGACATTATAGAAGAACTAATGCATGAAACGGCGTACAAAGTAACGGTGTGA